The following coding sequences lie in one Brevibacterium marinum genomic window:
- a CDS encoding metal ABC transporter ATP-binding protein has protein sequence MTTVSDATGARTAPPPVIRLRDAELRFGQRVLWHDLDLDVAPGEFVAVLGPNGTGKTSLLKVLLGQHSLSTGSAEVGGKNVHAGNSAIGYIPQQRGIDQHTPMRGRDLVRMGIDGHRWGPGRFLKARHRQVDELLDSVGARDYADAPAGTLSGGELQRLRVAQALANDPSVLLCDEPLLSLDIHHQKVVANLLHDQRVERNTSVVFVTHEINPILPYVDRVLYIVGGHFLIGTPAEVMTTESLTRLYGSPVEVVRVGGRLIVVGGEAECVDHHVHEDEPSMERGAI, from the coding sequence ATGACCACCGTATCCGACGCTACCGGCGCGCGGACCGCACCCCCGCCGGTGATCCGTCTGCGCGATGCCGAGCTGCGATTCGGTCAGCGCGTGCTCTGGCACGACCTCGATCTCGACGTCGCACCGGGAGAATTCGTGGCGGTGCTGGGTCCGAACGGGACCGGAAAGACCTCTCTGCTCAAGGTGCTGCTGGGCCAGCATTCACTGTCGACCGGTTCGGCCGAGGTGGGCGGCAAGAATGTGCACGCGGGGAATTCGGCCATCGGCTATATCCCGCAACAGCGCGGAATCGACCAGCACACTCCGATGCGCGGTCGCGATCTGGTGCGCATGGGCATCGATGGACACCGTTGGGGCCCCGGCCGGTTCTTGAAGGCCCGCCACCGGCAGGTCGACGAACTCCTCGATTCCGTCGGTGCCCGCGACTATGCGGATGCCCCCGCGGGGACCCTGTCCGGCGGTGAGCTGCAGCGTCTGCGCGTCGCCCAGGCCCTGGCCAACGACCCCTCGGTCCTTCTCTGCGACGAACCGCTGCTGTCGCTGGACATCCACCATCAGAAGGTGGTGGCCAACCTGCTCCACGACCAGCGGGTCGAGCGCAACACCTCCGTCGTCTTCGTCACCCACGAGATCAACCCGATCCTGCCGTACGTCGACCGGGTCCTCTACATCGTCGGAGGGCACTTCCTCATCGGCACCCCCGCCGAGGTGATGACCACCGAATCGCTGACCAGGCTCTACGGGTCCCCGGTCGAGGTGGTTCGAGTGGGCGGCCGACTCATCGTCGTCGGGGGCGAGGCCGAATGCGTCGACCACCACGTCCACGAGGACGAGCCGAGCATGGAACGGGGCGCGATCTGA
- a CDS encoding metallophosphoesterase, giving the protein MKKRALFAGALAIPAAAGIWGAVIEPHLFAVRRHTLPILPAGAQSIRMLHVSDLHLAPWQKHRASWVKGLTRLEPDVVVNTGDNLSADIVPEVLDVFAGLLDVPGVFVLGSNDFFSPTAKNPATYLRSPSEVKHRAQPDLDVGALIRGFETGDTPNGDRGWHLLDNAEASLVIRGTRIDFCGLGDSHIDRDRIRLREGEGRGPEALDHPRFGAAAGVKVGVTHAPYSRTLEAFTSAGADLVMTGHTHGGQIRVPFWGAPVTNCDLDRTRARGVFAYRRALVEISAGLGFSPFSPVRFACRPEVSLLTLVPRE; this is encoded by the coding sequence ATGAAGAAGCGTGCACTGTTCGCCGGCGCCCTGGCCATCCCTGCTGCGGCCGGCATCTGGGGAGCGGTCATCGAACCGCACCTCTTCGCCGTCCGTCGCCACACACTGCCGATCCTGCCGGCCGGGGCGCAGAGCATCAGGATGCTTCACGTCTCCGATCTGCACCTGGCTCCATGGCAGAAGCACAGGGCCTCGTGGGTCAAGGGCCTGACCCGGCTGGAGCCGGACGTCGTCGTCAACACCGGCGACAACCTCTCGGCCGACATCGTGCCCGAAGTCCTCGACGTCTTCGCCGGTCTCCTCGACGTCCCCGGCGTCTTCGTCCTCGGCTCCAACGACTTCTTCTCACCGACGGCGAAGAATCCGGCCACATATCTGCGCTCTCCCTCCGAGGTCAAGCACCGCGCGCAGCCCGACCTCGACGTCGGGGCTCTCATTCGCGGCTTCGAAACCGGTGACACGCCCAACGGGGACCGGGGATGGCATCTCCTCGACAACGCCGAGGCGAGCCTTGTCATCCGTGGGACCCGCATCGACTTCTGTGGGCTGGGGGACTCCCACATCGACCGTGATCGGATCCGGCTGCGCGAGGGAGAGGGCCGAGGACCCGAAGCGCTCGACCATCCCCGATTCGGGGCCGCGGCAGGCGTGAAGGTCGGCGTCACACATGCTCCGTACTCGCGCACTTTGGAGGCGTTCACCTCGGCGGGGGCCGACCTCGTCATGACCGGGCACACCCACGGTGGGCAGATCCGGGTGCCGTTCTGGGGCGCACCGGTGACGAACTGCGACCTCGACCGGACACGGGCGAGAGGCGTGTTCGCGTACCGGAGGGCTCTCGTCGAGATCTCCGCCGGGTTGGGATTCTCGCCCTTCTCCCCGGTGCGTTTCGCCTGTCGCCCCGAGGTCAGTCTGCTGACTCTCGTCCCCAGGGAGTGA
- a CDS encoding metal ABC transporter solute-binding protein, Zn/Mn family — protein sequence MRTSRYGIASGAAVLTTVAALSGCGGQATGSTELSVVASTNVYADIVSQVAGDFAKVTAVIDDPNQDPHSYEATTQDRLKLSKADLVVENGGGYDSFMTTMLEASDADVETIDTVSISGLPGSEGVGNEGHDHGGEEAHGGGHVHEHGDEGHDHDHGEEGHDHDHGEEGHDHGHGEFNEHLWYSVPTMTKLVDEVATHLGEAEPEHKDDFTANADDYKETLQGLQAQIDAAAKKHQGDAVAATEPVPLWLFADMGLENITSDEFLEAVEEGNDVPPLVLKRAEEQISSGEAVLLGYNTQAAGPQAEQLKSTAEKSDVPVVDLGETMPADTHYADWMGDYITEISTALEGHEH from the coding sequence ATGCGCACCTCCCGATACGGCATCGCCTCCGGGGCAGCCGTTCTCACCACCGTTGCCGCACTGAGCGGATGTGGGGGACAGGCGACAGGCTCGACCGAGCTCTCGGTCGTCGCGTCGACGAATGTGTACGCGGACATCGTGTCCCAGGTGGCAGGCGACTTCGCGAAGGTCACAGCGGTCATCGACGACCCCAACCAGGACCCGCACTCCTATGAGGCCACGACGCAGGATCGGCTGAAGCTGTCGAAGGCCGACCTGGTCGTCGAGAACGGCGGCGGCTACGACTCGTTCATGACCACGATGCTCGAAGCCTCGGATGCCGATGTCGAGACCATCGACACGGTCTCGATCTCGGGTCTGCCCGGATCCGAGGGGGTTGGCAACGAAGGACACGATCATGGGGGCGAAGAAGCCCATGGCGGCGGACATGTCCATGAGCATGGCGACGAGGGTCATGATCACGACCACGGCGAAGAGGGACACGACCACGACCACGGCGAAGAGGGACACGACCACGGCCACGGGGAGTTCAACGAACACCTGTGGTATTCGGTGCCCACGATGACGAAGCTCGTCGATGAGGTTGCGACCCACCTCGGCGAGGCCGAGCCCGAACACAAGGATGACTTCACCGCCAATGCGGACGACTACAAGGAGACGCTCCAAGGCCTGCAGGCGCAGATCGACGCGGCTGCGAAGAAGCACCAGGGTGATGCCGTTGCGGCCACCGAGCCCGTGCCGCTGTGGCTGTTTGCGGACATGGGGCTGGAGAACATCACCTCGGACGAGTTCCTCGAAGCCGTCGAAGAGGGCAACGATGTACCGCCTCTTGTGCTGAAGAGGGCCGAGGAGCAGATCTCCTCGGGTGAGGCGGTGCTGCTTGGGTACAATACTCAGGCGGCAGGTCCACAGGCTGAACAGCTGAAATCCACGGCTGAGAAATCCGACGTTCCGGTCGTCGACCTCGGCGAGACCATGCCGGCCGATACGCACTATGCGGACTGGATGGGCGACTACATCACCGAAATCTCCACTGCGCTCGAAGGACACGAACACTGA
- a CDS encoding metal ABC transporter permease, with protein sequence MSAQEIFGSLFTFEDYGELVALLSNSLIAAGLLGVVGGLISVFVMARDIPFAVHGVSELSFAGAAFALLVGFDVVGGSIIGSIIAALIIGVGGAKASEKNAIIGVLMPFGLGLAILFLALYDGRAASKFGLLTGQIVAITPSQILTLVVCSLVVLLVLAVIWRPLMFASLDPEVARAKGVPVSGLTIVFMLVLGLAVALSVQVVGVLLVLALLITPAAAATQLSASPVWVPVLSVIFAVTASVGGILVALGSPVVPISPFVTTISFLIYLVCRLVGQRRMKHLHRRRAARAVDDHENPLSTNA encoded by the coding sequence ATGTCGGCTCAGGAGATCTTCGGCAGCCTCTTCACCTTCGAGGACTACGGCGAGCTGGTGGCGCTGCTGTCCAATTCGCTTATCGCAGCCGGCCTGCTCGGCGTCGTCGGTGGTCTCATCAGCGTCTTCGTCATGGCCAGAGACATTCCCTTCGCCGTTCACGGCGTCTCCGAGCTCTCGTTCGCCGGGGCCGCCTTCGCCCTCCTCGTCGGATTCGACGTCGTCGGCGGCTCGATCATCGGCTCGATCATCGCGGCACTGATCATCGGCGTCGGTGGGGCGAAGGCCTCGGAGAAGAACGCCATCATCGGCGTCCTCATGCCCTTCGGCCTGGGGTTGGCGATCCTGTTCCTGGCCCTCTACGACGGACGGGCGGCCAGCAAATTCGGGCTCCTGACCGGCCAGATCGTCGCCATCACGCCGAGCCAGATCTTGACTCTGGTCGTCTGCTCCCTCGTCGTGCTCCTCGTCCTCGCCGTGATCTGGCGCCCTCTCATGTTCGCCAGCCTCGATCCCGAAGTGGCACGGGCCAAGGGTGTACCGGTATCGGGTCTGACGATCGTCTTCATGCTCGTGCTCGGACTGGCCGTGGCGCTGAGCGTCCAGGTCGTCGGAGTGCTCCTCGTCCTCGCCCTGCTCATCACCCCGGCCGCGGCGGCGACTCAGCTCTCGGCCTCGCCCGTCTGGGTTCCGGTGCTCAGCGTGATCTTCGCGGTCACAGCCTCCGTGGGCGGCATCCTCGTCGCCCTGGGGTCGCCGGTGGTCCCGATCAGCCCGTTCGTCACGACGATCTCCTTCCTTATCTACCTCGTCTGCCGCCTCGTGGGGCAGCGCCGGATGAAGCACCTGCACCGTCGTCGCGCGGCCCGTGCCGTCGACGACCATGAGAACCCGCTGTCCACCAACGCCTGA
- a CDS encoding helix-turn-helix domain-containing protein, with protein sequence MVEEFESHRVVCHLESLLTQRGLSLTELSKLVGVSLANLSVLKNNRARAIRYSTLIALCQALDCQPGDLLTVEVKPD encoded by the coding sequence ATGGTCGAAGAGTTCGAATCACACCGCGTCGTCTGCCATCTCGAGTCGCTCCTGACTCAGAGAGGGCTCAGTCTCACCGAACTGTCGAAACTCGTCGGAGTGTCCCTGGCCAACCTCTCGGTGCTCAAGAACAACAGGGCAAGGGCCATCAGGTACTCCACTCTCATCGCACTCTGCCAGGCCCTCGACTGCCAACCAGGCGATCTGCTCACCGTCGAAGTCAAACCTGATTGA
- a CDS encoding aspartate-semialdehyde dehydrogenase yields MSVNIGVVGATGQVGGVMLDLLADSPGFEINTLRLFASARSAGKVIEFNGEDITIEDAAEADPSGLDIALFSAGGATSRAQAERFAAAGVTVVDNSSAWRSDPEVPLVVSEVNPEALDAVAKGIIANPNCTTMAAMPVIKALDDAAGLNRLIVSTYQAVSGSGVSGVEELAGQLEAGVADSRTLARDGSAVTLPEPDNYVEPIAFNVLPMAGSVVDDGELETDEEKKLRNESRKILAKPDLLVAGTCVRVPVFTGHSLSIHAEFDSDITPEQATEVLAKAPGVELDDVPTPLKAAGKDASYVGRIRADQSAPAGKGLVLFVANDNLRKGAALNTVQIAALLAKKVESQAA; encoded by the coding sequence ATGAGCGTCAATATCGGAGTAGTCGGAGCAACCGGTCAGGTGGGCGGGGTCATGCTCGACCTGCTGGCCGACAGTCCCGGATTCGAGATCAACACCCTGCGGCTCTTCGCCTCGGCGAGGTCTGCGGGCAAGGTCATCGAGTTCAACGGTGAAGACATCACCATCGAAGACGCCGCCGAGGCGGATCCCAGTGGGCTCGACATCGCTCTGTTCTCGGCCGGAGGAGCCACCTCCCGAGCTCAAGCAGAGCGTTTCGCCGCCGCCGGAGTCACCGTCGTCGACAACTCCTCGGCCTGGCGCTCCGACCCTGAGGTGCCCCTGGTGGTCAGCGAGGTCAATCCCGAAGCACTCGATGCTGTGGCCAAAGGCATCATCGCGAATCCGAACTGCACGACGATGGCAGCGATGCCGGTAATCAAGGCACTCGACGACGCGGCCGGACTCAACCGCCTCATCGTCAGCACCTACCAGGCCGTCTCAGGGTCGGGCGTGAGCGGAGTCGAGGAGCTCGCCGGTCAGCTCGAAGCGGGCGTCGCCGATTCCCGCACGCTCGCCCGCGACGGCAGCGCCGTGACCCTGCCGGAGCCGGACAACTATGTCGAACCCATCGCGTTCAACGTGCTGCCCATGGCCGGAAGCGTCGTCGACGACGGTGAGCTCGAGACCGACGAAGAGAAGAAGCTGCGCAACGAGAGCCGCAAGATCCTCGCCAAGCCGGACCTCCTCGTGGCAGGCACCTGTGTGCGCGTGCCCGTGTTCACCGGCCACAGTCTGAGCATCCATGCGGAGTTCGACTCGGACATCACCCCTGAGCAGGCCACCGAGGTGCTGGCCAAGGCGCCGGGGGTCGAGCTCGATGACGTGCCCACCCCGCTCAAGGCGGCGGGCAAGGACGCGAGCTACGTCGGCCGCATCCGTGCCGACCAGTCCGCCCCGGCGGGCAAGGGCCTCGTCCTGTTCGTCGCGAACGACAACCTGCGCAAGGGCGCTGCCCTGAACACGGTCCAGATCGCGGCACTGCTGGCGAAGAAGGTGGAGTCGCAGGCAGCCTGA
- the recR gene encoding recombination mediator RecR: MSAVYEGALQDLVEEFGKLPGIGPKSAQRLAFHILQSESAEVSALAQALTDVKKRVRFCDICGNVSEESECTVCQDPRRDRSMICVVEEPKDVVAIERTREYRGLYHVLGGAIDPMAGVGPDNLRIKELMTRLQNGEVKECVIATDPNLEGEATATYLVRLLTSLGVTVTRLASGLPVGGDLEYADEVTLGRAFSGRREMD; the protein is encoded by the coding sequence ATGAGCGCGGTTTACGAAGGTGCCCTGCAGGATCTGGTCGAGGAATTCGGCAAGCTCCCGGGCATCGGCCCGAAGTCCGCTCAGCGGCTTGCATTCCACATCCTGCAGTCTGAATCCGCCGAGGTCAGTGCCCTGGCCCAGGCACTGACCGATGTGAAGAAACGTGTGCGCTTCTGCGACATCTGCGGCAATGTCTCCGAAGAATCGGAGTGCACCGTCTGCCAGGATCCGCGCCGGGACCGTTCGATGATCTGCGTCGTCGAAGAGCCGAAGGACGTCGTCGCCATCGAACGCACCCGCGAGTACAGGGGGCTCTACCATGTCCTCGGCGGAGCGATCGACCCGATGGCCGGAGTCGGCCCCGACAACCTGCGCATCAAAGAGCTGATGACGCGCCTGCAGAACGGTGAGGTCAAGGAGTGCGTCATCGCCACCGACCCCAACCTCGAGGGCGAGGCCACAGCCACCTATCTCGTGCGGCTGCTCACCTCGTTGGGAGTCACCGTCACGAGGCTGGCATCGGGTCTGCCTGTCGGAGGAGACCTCGAGTATGCCGACGAGGTCACTCTCGGCCGTGCCTTCTCCGGTCGCCGCGAAATGGACTGA
- a CDS encoding DUF2975 domain-containing protein, with translation MIQGNGKNEPPAEAAKRKAFGTGYELWVGLAIAFYVIYAVTELVIDLAHAKISLPLEFESDSVAALDFPGGVATLSGLTQITVSTSDLGVDSMVLLLIAKIALILTFIVAAVASVPVIRDIADGDPFTGRSIKALGVIEGFIACGGLVYFGAMVLGSNMVSRDLAIADEVGPGVTTVQAFLLLGVVGGLELLRRCFKSGQKAQDELEGLV, from the coding sequence ATGATACAGGGAAACGGGAAGAACGAACCGCCCGCCGAAGCCGCCAAACGAAAAGCCTTCGGCACAGGGTATGAGCTCTGGGTCGGTCTGGCTATCGCGTTCTATGTGATTTATGCAGTGACCGAGCTCGTCATCGACCTCGCTCATGCAAAGATCAGCCTGCCGCTCGAGTTCGAATCGGATTCCGTAGCGGCACTTGACTTCCCCGGGGGAGTGGCGACTCTGAGCGGGCTCACGCAGATCACGGTGTCCACGTCGGATCTGGGGGTGGACTCAATGGTCCTTCTCCTCATCGCGAAGATCGCGCTGATCCTCACATTCATCGTCGCGGCAGTCGCAAGCGTGCCCGTGATCAGGGACATCGCCGATGGCGACCCCTTCACCGGCAGGTCGATCAAAGCGCTGGGGGTCATCGAGGGCTTCATCGCCTGCGGCGGGTTGGTGTACTTCGGTGCCATGGTGCTGGGCAGCAACATGGTGTCGCGTGATCTCGCGATTGCCGATGAGGTCGGTCCCGGCGTGACGACCGTCCAGGCTTTCTTGCTGCTGGGAGTCGTCGGAGGGCTCGAGCTCCTGCGCAGGTGCTTCAAATCGGGGCAGAAGGCCCAGGACGAACTCGAGGGGCTGGTCTGA
- a CDS encoding aspartate kinase, whose amino-acid sequence MSIVVQKFGGSSVADAESVKRVAKRIVEYRQAGHEVVVVVSAMGDSTDDLIDLAQQVSPMPPARELDMLLTAGERISMAVLAMAIANFGEEAQSFTGSQAGVITDEQFGKARIIDVTPGRIRSSLDQGYVAIVAGFQGVSQTAKNITTLGRGGSDTTAVALAASLNADVCEIYTDVDGVFTADPRIVSSARKIDEIGYEEMMEMAASGAKVLMLRCVEYARRYNVPVHVRSSFSRNQGTWVTDSPIPEAFRPTRGSKAPAAAESETESNMEQAIISGVAHDRSEAKVTIVGVPDVPGKAAEIFNTMAATEINIDMIVQNISTREPGKTDISFTLPMDDGAKALEALDAVKTSIGFDQVRYDDQIGKLSVVGAGMRSHPGVTATLFEALSDAQVNIDMISTSEIRISVVTRADILDDAVRAAHAAYGLDSQDNEAVVYGGTGR is encoded by the coding sequence GTGAGCATAGTCGTCCAGAAGTTTGGCGGGTCCTCGGTAGCCGATGCGGAATCGGTGAAGCGGGTGGCCAAGCGAATTGTCGAGTACCGTCAGGCCGGCCACGAAGTTGTCGTCGTGGTGTCGGCGATGGGAGACAGCACCGACGATCTCATCGACTTGGCCCAACAGGTTTCTCCCATGCCCCCCGCGCGAGAGCTCGACATGCTTCTCACTGCAGGTGAGCGCATCTCCATGGCGGTTCTGGCCATGGCGATCGCCAACTTCGGCGAGGAAGCACAGTCATTCACCGGATCCCAGGCGGGCGTCATCACCGACGAGCAGTTCGGCAAAGCCCGGATCATCGACGTCACGCCGGGTCGCATCCGCTCCTCGCTCGATCAGGGATATGTGGCCATCGTGGCCGGATTCCAGGGAGTCAGCCAGACAGCGAAGAACATCACCACACTGGGACGCGGCGGATCGGATACGACCGCAGTCGCGTTGGCAGCGTCCCTCAACGCCGACGTGTGCGAGATCTACACGGACGTCGACGGTGTCTTCACCGCCGACCCCCGCATCGTCTCCAGCGCACGGAAGATCGACGAGATCGGCTACGAGGAGATGATGGAGATGGCGGCCTCGGGCGCCAAGGTCCTCATGCTCCGATGCGTCGAATACGCCCGCCGCTACAACGTGCCCGTGCACGTGCGGTCCTCATTCTCACGTAATCAAGGCACCTGGGTGACCGACTCACCCATCCCTGAAGCCTTCCGTCCGACACGGGGATCGAAGGCCCCGGCAGCAGCGGAATCAGAAACGGAGTCCAACATGGAACAGGCAATCATTTCCGGAGTCGCCCATGATCGCTCGGAGGCCAAGGTCACGATCGTCGGCGTGCCCGACGTTCCTGGCAAGGCTGCCGAGATCTTCAACACCATGGCCGCGACCGAGATCAACATCGACATGATCGTGCAGAACATCTCCACGCGTGAACCGGGCAAGACCGACATCTCGTTCACTCTGCCGATGGACGACGGAGCCAAGGCGCTCGAGGCTCTCGACGCAGTGAAGACCTCGATCGGCTTCGATCAGGTCCGCTACGACGACCAGATCGGCAAACTCTCGGTCGTGGGTGCGGGCATGCGCTCCCACCCCGGCGTGACTGCCACCCTGTTCGAAGCTCTGAGCGACGCACAGGTCAACATCGACATGATCTCCACCTCGGAGATCCGCATCAGCGTCGTCACACGCGCAGACATCCTCGACGACGCCGTCCGCGCCGCACATGCCGCATACGGACTCGACAGTCAAGACAACGAAGCAGTGGTTTACGGAGGTACAGGACGATGA